One Chlamydiales bacterium STE3 genomic window carries:
- a CDS encoding Uncharacterized protein (Product derived from UniProtKB/Trembl:F8KZ13) encodes MKKESKKAQESVRKAMHEMKEGKLESGKSHKKVKNPKQAVAIGLSEARKKGAKIPKKTKS; translated from the coding sequence ATGAAAAAAGAAAGCAAAAAAGCCCAAGAGTCTGTTCGCAAAGCCATGCACGAAATGAAGGAAGGCAAGCTTGAATCTGGTAAAAGCCACAAAAAAGTCAAAAATCCTAAGCAAGCAGTTGCCATAGGGCTCTCAGAAGCACGTAAGAAAGGAGCAAAAATTCCTAAAAAAACAAAAAGCTAA
- a CDS encoding putative transaldolase (Product derived from UniProtKB/Trembl:Q6M9P2;Gene name derived from UniProtKB/Trembl:Q6M9P2), which produces MKWENNRMKIWLDTIHLETLQEAKNLGILSGVTTNPTILSKASSISETLFKLLSIQQGPVAVQLTASTVKEMLEEARMLFRISPRFMIKIPVDKVGLEVMHQLIQEGIPVIGTSVLGLEQAFLAAHLEANMIALYFSHMENPQETCLAILELFKNQKFTTQILGASIKTLEDFLFCARSGIQHATIKEELYHQLTMSSPALKKCLQKFATDWQVAGLPNLTHLHFEK; this is translated from the coding sequence CTGAAATGGGAGAATAATCGCATGAAAATCTGGCTTGATACCATTCATTTAGAGACTCTTCAAGAAGCTAAGAACTTAGGCATCCTTTCAGGAGTCACTACAAATCCAACGATACTTTCTAAAGCATCTTCCATCTCAGAGACTTTGTTCAAGCTCCTTAGTATACAACAAGGCCCTGTAGCCGTTCAGCTGACCGCTTCTACTGTCAAAGAGATGCTAGAAGAAGCCAGAATGCTCTTCCGCATTTCGCCACGTTTTATGATTAAGATTCCGGTAGACAAGGTGGGTCTAGAAGTCATGCATCAGCTCATTCAAGAAGGCATTCCGGTAATTGGCACAAGCGTTTTGGGCCTAGAGCAAGCTTTCTTAGCAGCTCATCTTGAAGCCAACATGATAGCTCTCTATTTCTCGCATATGGAAAATCCACAAGAGACCTGTTTAGCCATCCTTGAATTGTTCAAAAACCAAAAATTTACTACACAAATTCTAGGAGCCTCAATCAAAACTCTTGAAGACTTTCTTTTCTGTGCCCGCAGCGGCATCCAGCATGCTACTATCAAAGAGGAGCTATACCATCAACTGACCATGTCTTCGCCTGCTTTAAAAAAATGCCTGCAAAAATTTGCAACAGATTGGCAAGTTGCAGGCTTACCGAATCTAACGCACCTTCATTTTGAAAAATGA
- a CDS encoding putative oxidoreductase YajO (Product derived from UniProtKB/Swiss-Prot:P77735;Gene name derived from UniProtKB/Swiss-Prot:P77735;EC number derived from UniProtKB/Swiss-Prot:P77735), whose protein sequence is MEYRQLGRSGLKIPVLSFGTATFGGSTEFFKRWGSTDLKEAAKLVDICLDAGVNLFDTADVYSMGNAEAILGQALKGKRDKVLISTKATFRMGDDLNDVGSSRYHLIKSCEASLERLGTDHIDIYFMHGFDALTPVEETLSALDNLVQSGKIRYIGCSNFSGWHVMKSLATSEKYGLSRYVVYQGYYSLIGRDYEEELMPLGIDQGVGLMAWSPLGWGRLTGKIRRGKPLPEGRLKSGGTSGGPQVDNEYLFSVIDVLETISLETGKSVPQIALNWILQRPTVVNIVLGARNEEQLKQNLGAVGWSLTIDQIARLDAVSATYPPYPYWHQRDFERNPPPIKNRRN, encoded by the coding sequence ATGGAATATAGGCAATTGGGTAGATCAGGATTAAAAATACCGGTTTTGAGTTTTGGTACTGCAACTTTTGGCGGCTCAACGGAATTTTTTAAGCGGTGGGGCTCCACAGATCTCAAGGAAGCTGCCAAGTTAGTGGACATCTGCTTGGATGCAGGGGTTAATTTATTCGACACCGCTGACGTTTATTCCATGGGAAATGCAGAAGCCATTTTGGGACAAGCGCTGAAAGGTAAGCGAGACAAAGTTTTGATATCCACAAAAGCGACCTTTAGGATGGGCGATGATCTAAATGATGTGGGTTCATCCCGCTATCATTTAATCAAATCCTGTGAAGCTAGCCTAGAGAGGCTGGGAACTGACCACATTGATATCTACTTCATGCATGGTTTTGACGCTCTAACTCCTGTCGAAGAAACTCTAAGTGCTTTGGACAACCTCGTTCAAAGTGGGAAAATCCGCTACATTGGCTGTTCTAACTTCTCCGGCTGGCATGTCATGAAATCCTTAGCTACCTCTGAAAAGTATGGCCTTTCTCGTTATGTTGTTTATCAAGGATATTACTCCTTGATCGGACGTGATTACGAGGAAGAGTTAATGCCTTTAGGGATTGATCAAGGGGTCGGCCTTATGGCTTGGAGCCCACTCGGCTGGGGAAGATTAACGGGTAAAATCAGAAGAGGAAAGCCGCTCCCCGAAGGTAGGTTAAAATCTGGAGGAACTTCTGGTGGTCCTCAAGTAGATAACGAGTACCTATTTTCCGTGATTGATGTTCTAGAAACCATCTCTTTAGAAACAGGAAAAAGTGTCCCTCAAATAGCCCTAAATTGGATTCTACAGAGGCCAACCGTTGTCAATATAGTGCTAGGTGCGCGCAATGAAGAACAGCTCAAACAAAACTTAGGGGCTGTTGGCTGGAGCTTAACGATTGATCAAATTGCACGCCTAGATGCTGTTAGTGCAACCTATCCTCCTTATCCCTACTGGCATCAACGAGATTTTGAAAGAAATCCTCCGCCAATAAAGAACAGAAGAAATTAG
- a CDS encoding putative oxidoreductase YhdF (Product derived from UniProtKB/Swiss-Prot:O07575;Gene name derived from UniProtKB/Swiss-Prot:O07575;EC number derived from UniProtKB/Swiss-Prot:O07575), which yields MKKEKASKQRPAQKQSPPGRQNKMKPIPQTHKETYGCRKLEGKTALITGGDSGIGQAVAIAFAKEGADVAIAYLKEHEDAKETQRLVEEQGQKCFLISGDVGDEKFCKSIVDSVISTFGKLDILVNNAAEQHPQDTIEKITEKQLERTFRTNIFAYFFMTKAALKHLIKTKGIVINTTSVTAYRGSAHLLDYSATKGAIVAFTRSLALSLVKKNIRVNGVAPGPIWTPLIPSTFPASKVEKFGSDVPMKRAGEPAEVAPCYVFLASADSSYMTGQILHPNGGEIINT from the coding sequence ATGAAAAAAGAAAAAGCTTCCAAACAACGGCCTGCACAAAAACAATCTCCTCCAGGCAGACAAAATAAAATGAAACCTATTCCACAAACCCATAAGGAAACCTACGGCTGCAGGAAATTAGAAGGCAAAACCGCTCTTATAACCGGCGGGGACAGTGGGATAGGCCAAGCTGTAGCCATTGCGTTTGCCAAAGAGGGAGCCGATGTTGCAATTGCCTATTTGAAAGAACATGAAGATGCCAAAGAGACTCAGCGCCTTGTCGAAGAGCAAGGGCAAAAATGCTTTCTTATATCAGGAGACGTTGGAGACGAGAAATTCTGTAAATCTATTGTTGATTCGGTCATTTCTACTTTTGGAAAATTAGATATTCTCGTTAATAACGCTGCCGAGCAGCATCCTCAAGATACAATTGAAAAAATTACAGAAAAGCAGCTTGAAAGGACTTTTCGCACAAATATTTTTGCTTACTTCTTTATGACTAAAGCAGCTTTAAAACACTTGATAAAAACAAAAGGGATTGTGATTAACACAACTTCTGTAACCGCGTATAGGGGAAGCGCTCATTTGCTCGATTACTCTGCTACAAAAGGAGCCATTGTTGCTTTTACACGATCTCTAGCTCTCTCGCTTGTCAAAAAAAATATAAGAGTAAATGGTGTAGCGCCAGGTCCGATTTGGACGCCCCTTATTCCTTCTACTTTTCCAGCAAGCAAAGTAGAAAAATTCGGCTCGGATGTTCCCATGAAAAGAGCGGGCGAGCCGGCTGAAGTAGCGCCTTGCTATGTGTTTTTGGCTTCAGCCGACTCTTCATATATGACGGGCCAAATCCTCCATCCGAATGGAGGAGAGATTATTAATACTTAA
- a CDS encoding Uncharacterized protein (Product derived from UniProtKB/Trembl:F8L1D4), which yields MNRSLLPERIPLSRLPSIWSKFFDEDLFSSSEDFPLQGVRIYEENNQLHVEAPVPGLNLNDIEVTLNKGVLWIKGESKQEEEDKKRKFYRSSTRNYSYSLVLPTQIDESQEPQAVYADGILKISLQLSKQGQTKKINVKSGKENG from the coding sequence ATGAATAGAAGTTTGCTACCCGAACGTATCCCCTTATCTCGCTTACCTAGCATATGGTCGAAATTCTTCGACGAAGATTTATTCTCTAGCTCTGAAGATTTTCCCTTACAAGGGGTGCGTATTTATGAGGAAAATAACCAACTGCACGTTGAGGCGCCTGTACCAGGGCTGAATTTAAATGACATTGAAGTCACTTTAAATAAAGGAGTTCTTTGGATAAAAGGAGAATCTAAACAAGAAGAAGAAGATAAAAAAAGAAAATTCTACAGATCCTCTACAAGAAATTATTCCTATTCCCTTGTTCTTCCTACGCAAATTGATGAAAGCCAAGAACCGCAAGCAGTCTATGCCGATGGCATTTTAAAAATTTCGCTTCAGCTATCCAAACAAGGGCAAACAAAAAAAATCAATGTAAAATCCGGCAAGGAAAATGGGTAA
- a CDS encoding putative to nasA protein (Product derived from UniProtKB/Trembl:Q6MDT1;Gene name derived from UniProtKB/Trembl:Q6MDT1), protein MSYSSRSKTGAIAVWLLASVFYAYQYLLRVMPNIMLEDIMREFDISAAAFGQFSGIYYIGYSLMHLPIGIMLDRYGPRKIMTGSILMTVVGLLPLIFAEHWAYPILGRMLIGMGSSAAILGLFKIIRLTFKEAQFSRMLSFSVTLGLVGAIYGGGPVSYMNDILGYQSVIQIFAVGGVCLAGLTYWMIPNETQTKTDSILSNVKEVLSNRKVIWLCLLAGFMVGPLEGFADVWGTAFFKQVYGFDSTLAASLPSMIFIGMCFGAPVLSLIAEKTNSYLGTIIGSGLVMAISFCCLIFYALSSTMLSISFTLVGVCCAYQILAIYKASTYVREEVAGLTTAVANMIIMIFGYIFHSVIGNVVNLFGGPGEAEALSYGIATIPLALFIGTFGFVIFLVREKMANKQVSIISLSN, encoded by the coding sequence ATGAGTTATTCTTCAAGGTCGAAAACGGGTGCGATAGCTGTCTGGTTACTTGCGTCGGTTTTTTATGCATACCAATACCTTTTAAGGGTAATGCCTAACATTATGTTAGAGGATATCATGCGGGAGTTTGATATTAGTGCCGCGGCGTTTGGGCAGTTTTCAGGAATTTATTATATCGGTTATTCCCTTATGCATCTGCCGATTGGGATCATGCTTGATCGTTATGGCCCTAGAAAGATCATGACAGGGTCTATTCTTATGACGGTGGTGGGGTTACTCCCTTTAATTTTTGCAGAGCACTGGGCTTATCCTATTCTTGGTAGAATGTTGATTGGAATGGGTTCTTCGGCTGCAATCTTAGGTCTATTTAAAATTATTCGTCTGACTTTTAAAGAAGCGCAGTTTTCTCGTATGCTGAGCTTTTCTGTAACACTCGGGTTAGTGGGTGCTATTTACGGCGGCGGACCGGTAAGCTACATGAATGACATTCTGGGTTATCAAAGCGTTATCCAAATTTTTGCTGTTGGAGGCGTATGCTTAGCAGGATTGACTTATTGGATGATCCCAAATGAAACGCAAACTAAGACGGATTCTATACTCTCAAACGTTAAAGAGGTATTAAGCAACCGAAAAGTCATCTGGTTATGTTTATTGGCTGGATTTATGGTAGGCCCTCTTGAAGGATTTGCAGATGTATGGGGGACAGCTTTTTTTAAGCAGGTTTACGGTTTTGATTCCACCTTAGCTGCAAGCTTGCCCTCTATGATTTTTATTGGCATGTGTTTTGGAGCTCCAGTGCTCAGCTTGATTGCGGAAAAAACAAATAGTTATTTGGGCACGATTATTGGCTCTGGGTTAGTGATGGCAATCAGTTTTTGCTGTTTAATCTTTTATGCACTTTCTTCCACAATGCTCAGCATCTCTTTTACTTTAGTGGGCGTATGTTGCGCTTATCAAATTTTAGCGATTTATAAAGCATCGACTTACGTGCGTGAAGAAGTTGCAGGATTAACTACAGCAGTTGCCAATATGATTATCATGATTTTTGGGTATATTTTTCATTCGGTCATTGGGAACGTTGTAAATCTTTTTGGTGGTCCAGGTGAGGCTGAGGCTCTTAGTTATGGAATAGCAACAATTCCTCTTGCCCTTTTTATAGGAACTTTTGGCTTTGTTATTTTTCTCGTCAGAGAAAAAATGGCGAATAAGCAAGTCTCTATCATCAGCCTGAGCAACTAG
- a CDS encoding hypothetical protein (Product derived from UniProtKB/Trembl:Q6MEV0) encodes MSSVDVQNNFQRQLWGKDAFFENPDYLETTEAEFKEDHPLQSSYECNIGHKTTRFANRILPYIFFPIAFKRFLHSLAGYIVLLPAARYSKKDLSIERVETDLNDEWKYKRLSIKCNGNLIDAVILVKKSTASNGRWTIGSFGNGENYESYLSYYRRDYFKEMLSEVESNAILFNFPGVGASAGFPNRDAAIRAYRAVLTFLEDQKEGIGAREIIGFGHSIGAGIQAEAVKRHESKKEIQYVWVKSRTFGSTAHLAKEISGKAGSLSLRILGWNIDTLDASKNLKDPEIIIQSTRFEEDDYQIFDSAENIMDDGIIGAKSSLAASLLAGGHTKNKTFIGVPDGHNDALSDPEFIADRIREDLDRL; translated from the coding sequence ATGAGTTCGGTAGATGTGCAAAATAATTTTCAGAGACAACTCTGGGGTAAAGATGCTTTTTTCGAGAATCCTGATTATCTAGAGACAACTGAAGCGGAATTTAAAGAAGATCATCCTCTTCAATCTTCTTACGAATGCAACATCGGACATAAAACAACAAGATTTGCAAATCGAATACTTCCCTATATTTTTTTCCCCATTGCGTTTAAGAGATTTCTACATTCATTGGCTGGTTATATTGTGTTATTACCAGCTGCACGCTACTCTAAGAAAGACCTTAGCATAGAGCGTGTCGAAACAGATTTGAATGACGAATGGAAATACAAAAGACTTTCTATTAAGTGCAATGGAAATTTAATCGATGCTGTCATTCTGGTTAAGAAGAGCACAGCTAGCAATGGCCGCTGGACCATCGGGAGTTTTGGAAATGGCGAAAATTACGAAAGTTATCTGTCTTATTATAGAAGAGACTATTTTAAGGAGATGTTGAGTGAAGTAGAAAGTAATGCCATCCTCTTTAATTTTCCTGGAGTAGGAGCAAGTGCGGGCTTTCCTAACCGCGATGCTGCAATCAGAGCTTATCGTGCTGTACTCACTTTCTTGGAAGATCAAAAAGAGGGAATTGGTGCTAGAGAGATTATCGGTTTTGGGCATTCTATAGGAGCTGGCATCCAAGCGGAAGCTGTGAAAAGACACGAATCCAAAAAAGAGATCCAATATGTTTGGGTGAAAAGTCGAACCTTTGGCTCCACTGCTCATCTTGCTAAGGAAATTTCGGGTAAAGCTGGAAGTTTGTCTCTTAGGATTTTAGGATGGAATATTGATACGCTGGATGCCTCCAAGAATTTAAAAGACCCAGAAATTATTATTCAGTCCACAAGATTTGAAGAGGATGATTATCAAATCTTTGATTCTGCGGAAAACATCATGGACGATGGCATCATTGGAGCAAAATCATCCCTGGCAGCGAGCTTATTAGCAGGTGGACATACTAAAAACAAAACTTTTATTGGTGTTCCTGACGGTCATAACGATGCTCTATCTGATCCTGAGTTTATTGCAGACAGGATAAGAGAAGACCTTGATCGATTGTAA
- a CDS encoding Uncharacterized protein (Product derived from UniProtKB/Trembl:F8L093): MKLKIFYALFIISSFCFCKVSSEEDADSKKTFQSVSKHIHPLPYSRLEVGYTAGKYIGAKRCYIELGGFWPAMLGDKWLSFADVRGYRFDNCKWGASAGLGLRTNIKNRGIVGANLFYDYMEGRINNGFNRLGIGAEWLSDCFDVRINGYLPLGRKTHSSLAVYSDFIGNYMLTVRDKESCVREGFDAEIGTSLVSWNNYKLYCAIGPYFFYHRRHKNFWGGQARIEFTWKTFFSLQIRTSYDSKYHTHTQARLLFSVPLDGICHYKSLTDIYTTSILQPVKRNGILFTQRSYSFTTNY, encoded by the coding sequence ATGAAGCTAAAGATTTTCTATGCTTTATTTATCATCTCCTCTTTTTGTTTTTGCAAAGTTTCTTCAGAAGAAGATGCCGATAGTAAAAAAACCTTTCAGTCCGTCTCAAAGCATATTCACCCACTTCCCTATTCCCGTCTGGAAGTAGGCTATACAGCAGGTAAATATATCGGCGCTAAAAGATGCTATATTGAATTAGGAGGGTTCTGGCCAGCAATGTTGGGAGATAAATGGCTTAGCTTTGCAGATGTAAGAGGTTATCGTTTTGATAATTGCAAATGGGGGGCAAGCGCTGGTCTCGGGCTACGCACTAATATAAAAAATAGGGGAATTGTTGGAGCTAACCTCTTCTACGATTATATGGAAGGACGTATTAATAATGGATTTAATCGTTTGGGTATTGGAGCAGAATGGCTGAGCGACTGTTTTGACGTACGTATAAATGGCTACCTCCCTTTGGGGAGAAAAACGCATTCTTCATTAGCCGTCTACAGCGATTTTATTGGCAATTACATGCTCACTGTAAGAGATAAAGAGTCTTGTGTGCGAGAAGGATTTGACGCTGAAATTGGAACTTCTCTTGTATCTTGGAATAATTATAAGCTCTATTGTGCGATTGGCCCCTATTTTTTTTACCACCGCCGTCACAAGAATTTTTGGGGAGGCCAAGCAAGAATTGAATTTACTTGGAAAACATTCTTTTCTCTTCAAATACGCACCTCTTATGATTCCAAATACCATACGCATACACAAGCTAGACTGCTATTCAGCGTTCCGTTAGATGGGATTTGCCATTACAAGTCACTAACAGATATTTATACGACATCGATATTACAACCAGTAAAACGCAATGGCATCTTATTTACACAGCGCTCCTATAGCTTTACAACTAATTATTAA
- a CDS encoding Uncharacterized protein (Product derived from UniProtKB/Trembl:F8KW49), whose product MKIAFTIISSLCLISSLSGEIKEIHNLYEVESSAGLLGTDDLILFDIDYTLTEPTSPALQMATLKKNKLKFSNELAAFSPNQKHLVPLLMVTQTPSQLTEPNLPILIQKLQNTGATVLGFTATNTFSIPQIGSVPQWRKEELERLGIHFIPSGIVDNGIVFFEFASFMGSYPLYQDGILHSNAFPSKGSVLRVFLDYTSKKPSRIILVDDNLENLQSVENELRELGIAFLGLHYRAQHQNTPYVTDEEWKLTWELIHQRADLISNDRVYIMSIENALE is encoded by the coding sequence ATGAAAATCGCTTTTACTATCATTTCTTCTTTATGTTTGATTAGTTCTCTGTCTGGCGAAATTAAAGAAATTCACAATCTTTACGAAGTGGAATCATCAGCAGGTCTTTTAGGAACGGATGATTTAATTTTGTTTGACATCGACTACACCCTTACGGAACCGACAAGTCCAGCCCTTCAGATGGCGACATTAAAAAAAAACAAACTGAAATTTTCTAACGAACTTGCAGCTTTTAGCCCTAATCAAAAGCACCTTGTTCCCCTCTTAATGGTCACCCAAACCCCAAGCCAATTGACAGAACCCAATCTGCCCATACTCATTCAAAAACTGCAAAACACAGGGGCTACCGTTTTGGGATTTACTGCAACAAACACTTTTTCAATTCCCCAAATAGGCTCAGTCCCGCAGTGGAGAAAAGAAGAACTCGAGCGTCTTGGAATTCATTTTATACCTTCTGGCATAGTTGACAATGGAATTGTCTTTTTTGAATTTGCCTCATTTATGGGAAGCTACCCCCTTTATCAAGATGGGATCTTACATTCTAATGCATTCCCCTCAAAAGGATCTGTCCTACGTGTCTTCTTAGATTATACCTCCAAAAAACCTTCGCGTATCATTTTGGTTGATGATAACTTGGAAAATTTACAAAGCGTTGAAAATGAATTAAGAGAACTTGGGATTGCTTTTCTTGGCCTCCATTATAGAGCGCAGCATCAAAATACACCTTATGTCACTGACGAGGAATGGAAACTGACCTGGGAACTCATTCATCAGAGAGCGGACTTAATTTCTAACGACCGCGTCTACATCATGAGCATTGAAAATGCGTTAGAATAA
- a CDS encoding Uncharacterized protein (Product derived from UniProtKB/Trembl:D1RBW7), producing MKHLLQILCAFFLTLSSPTWAISPAPQTESLAITSWPQLLNYAKNNFPLEGRLVTQPDGFTYIKVDDRYIVELFPLLGLKEEGFLAPPYFRTKDAPGAHISVFYVDEHVAPEEVGQTFRFDLEQIVIVQPSHDTRYAVLQVKAPELEQLRKKYGLTPKLHNQEYHISLAKQKLKR from the coding sequence ATGAAACATCTTTTGCAGATTTTATGCGCTTTTTTTCTCACTTTAAGCTCCCCTACCTGGGCAATATCCCCTGCTCCACAGACAGAGAGCCTTGCCATAACCTCGTGGCCTCAACTCCTCAATTATGCTAAAAACAATTTCCCACTCGAAGGGCGCTTAGTGACCCAACCCGATGGTTTTACCTATATAAAAGTAGATGATCGTTATATCGTAGAACTGTTTCCTCTGTTAGGTCTTAAAGAAGAGGGCTTCTTGGCGCCCCCTTACTTTCGTACGAAAGATGCCCCAGGGGCTCATATTAGTGTTTTTTATGTCGATGAACATGTGGCGCCCGAAGAAGTAGGGCAAACTTTTCGCTTTGATTTAGAACAAATCGTTATTGTACAACCATCTCACGATACAAGATATGCTGTTTTACAGGTTAAAGCCCCTGAGCTAGAACAACTTCGTAAAAAGTACGGGTTAACACCCAAGCTTCACAACCAAGAATACCATATTTCTTTGGCCAAACAAAAACTTAAACGCTAA
- a CDS encoding UPF0337 protein YjbJ (Product derived from UniProtKB/Swiss-Prot:Q8FB32;Gene name derived from UniProtKB/Swiss-Prot:Q8FB32) — protein sequence MNKEYFQGKWHELKGKVKEQWGKLTDDDLTEIAGKREALLGKLQSHYGYAKDKAEQELDSFEKSFGQDKTSKH from the coding sequence ATGAATAAAGAATATTTTCAAGGTAAATGGCACGAGCTAAAAGGGAAAGTTAAAGAGCAGTGGGGTAAACTCACCGACGATGATTTGACAGAGATTGCCGGTAAAAGAGAAGCGTTGCTAGGAAAATTGCAATCGCACTATGGTTATGCTAAAGACAAAGCTGAGCAAGAGCTTGACTCCTTCGAAAAAAGCTTTGGTCAAGATAAAACGAGTAAGCATTAA
- a CDS encoding putative alcohol dehydrogenase AdhA (Product derived from UniProtKB/Swiss-Prot:P9WQC1;Gene name derived from UniProtKB/Swiss-Prot:P9WQC1;EC number derived from UniProtKB/Swiss-Prot:P9WQC1), giving the protein MRAMVLERVGCPLVLKHLPMPILGPYDVLIKIQACGVCRTDLHIIDGELLQPKLPLVPGHQVVGRIEALGKKVTKHHLENRVGVPWLGETCHACEFCLSERENLCDHAIYTGYLRDGGYADYCTAHEDYIIPLPPLYDDLHIAPLLCAGLIGFRGLRLVSEAQKIGFYGFGSSAHLLIQVAKSLGREIYVFTRPNDQESQDFALSLGAIWAGGSDDSPPTLMDAALIFAPVGELCPQALKSIKKGGKVISVGIHMSDLPSFPYSLLWQERSISSVANLTRKDAIDFFELIEKIPLQVAILPFPLEKANLALETLRRGKVHGSIVLSMD; this is encoded by the coding sequence ATGCGAGCTATGGTTTTGGAAAGGGTTGGCTGCCCGCTTGTATTAAAACACCTGCCGATGCCAATTCTCGGCCCCTATGACGTGCTAATTAAAATCCAGGCCTGCGGGGTGTGTCGTACTGATCTTCATATTATTGACGGAGAACTACTTCAGCCAAAGCTTCCTCTTGTTCCTGGTCATCAGGTGGTGGGGAGAATTGAAGCATTAGGCAAAAAAGTCACCAAACATCATTTAGAAAACCGTGTGGGCGTTCCTTGGCTTGGAGAGACCTGCCATGCATGCGAGTTTTGCTTATCGGAAAGAGAGAACTTATGTGATCATGCGATTTATACAGGCTACTTACGCGATGGTGGTTATGCAGATTACTGCACAGCGCATGAAGATTATATTATTCCACTTCCGCCCCTATATGACGATCTACATATTGCACCCCTTTTATGTGCAGGCTTGATTGGGTTTAGAGGCTTAAGGCTTGTAAGCGAGGCCCAAAAAATCGGTTTCTATGGCTTTGGTTCCTCCGCGCATTTATTAATCCAGGTCGCCAAATCTCTTGGCAGAGAAATCTATGTCTTTACTCGCCCAAATGATCAGGAGTCTCAAGATTTTGCTCTTTCGTTAGGTGCTATCTGGGCTGGTGGAAGTGACGACAGTCCCCCTACTTTAATGGATGCCGCGCTCATTTTTGCCCCAGTTGGGGAACTCTGCCCTCAAGCCTTAAAAAGCATTAAAAAGGGAGGGAAGGTAATTAGTGTAGGCATCCACATGAGCGATCTCCCCTCCTTTCCCTATTCTTTATTGTGGCAAGAGCGCTCTATTTCTTCCGTTGCCAACCTGACAAGAAAGGATGCTATCGATTTTTTTGAGCTCATCGAAAAAATCCCCTTGCAAGTTGCTATTTTGCCTTTTCCGTTAGAAAAAGCTAACTTAGCTTTAGAGACACTGCGACGAGGCAAAGTGCATGGATCGATTGTTCTTAGCATGGATTGA